The proteins below are encoded in one region of Amycolatopsis acidiphila:
- a CDS encoding D-alanine--D-alanine ligase family protein translates to MTTGKTRVAVVFGGRSTEHTISCVSAGSVLASLDPERFEVVPIGITQEGGWVLGTSDPATLEIRGSELPTVDETGQALVLAGDPTHRELVSLDSGAAALGGVDVVFPVLHGAFGEDGTIQGLLELAGIPYVGAGVLASAAAMDKEFAKKLLAAEGLPVGTYVALRRGESTLDETARERLGLPVFVKPARAGSSIGISKVTDWAQLDEAIALARQTDPKVLIEAAVAGREVECGVLEFPDGRVEASLPAEIRVLAENSWYDFETKYIGEDAELDIPAKLDDVVTERLRAQAVRAFGALDCQGLARVDFFVGENGELTVNEVNTMPGFTATSAYPKMWAVTGMDFRTLLTTLVETAVARGTGLR, encoded by the coding sequence ATGACTACTGGGAAGACGCGGGTAGCCGTGGTGTTCGGCGGCCGCAGCACCGAGCACACGATTTCCTGTGTCTCCGCAGGCAGTGTGCTGGCGAGCCTCGACCCGGAGCGGTTCGAGGTCGTGCCGATCGGGATCACGCAGGAGGGCGGCTGGGTGCTCGGCACGTCCGACCCGGCGACCCTCGAAATCCGTGGCAGCGAGCTGCCCACCGTCGACGAGACCGGCCAGGCGCTGGTACTCGCCGGCGACCCGACCCATCGCGAGCTGGTCAGCCTCGACTCGGGCGCGGCCGCGCTCGGCGGGGTGGACGTCGTGTTCCCGGTCCTGCACGGCGCGTTCGGCGAGGACGGCACCATCCAGGGCCTGCTGGAGCTCGCGGGCATCCCGTACGTCGGGGCGGGTGTGCTCGCCAGCGCGGCGGCGATGGACAAGGAGTTCGCGAAGAAACTCCTTGCCGCGGAAGGACTTCCGGTCGGCACGTATGTCGCCCTGCGCCGCGGCGAGTCCACTTTGGACGAGACCGCGCGGGAGCGGCTGGGGCTGCCGGTGTTCGTCAAGCCCGCGCGTGCCGGGTCGTCGATCGGCATCAGCAAGGTGACCGACTGGGCGCAGCTCGACGAGGCCATCGCACTGGCGCGGCAGACCGATCCCAAGGTGCTCATCGAGGCCGCGGTGGCCGGCCGCGAGGTCGAGTGCGGCGTGCTCGAGTTCCCCGACGGGCGGGTCGAGGCCTCGCTGCCGGCCGAAATCCGGGTACTGGCGGAAAACTCCTGGTACGACTTCGAGACGAAGTACATCGGTGAGGACGCCGAACTGGACATCCCCGCCAAACTCGACGACGTCGTGACTGAGCGGCTGCGGGCGCAGGCCGTCCGCGCGTTCGGGGCGCTGGACTGCCAGGGCCTGGCGCGCGTGGACTTCTTCGTGGGGGAGAACGGCGAGCTGACGGTCAACGAGGTCAACACGATGCCCGGCTTCACGGCGACCTCGGCGTACCCGAAGATGTGGGCCGTGACGGGGATGGACTTCCGCACCCTGCTGACGACACTGGTGGAGACGGCTGTGGCCAGGGGTACCGGGCTGCGGTAG
- a CDS encoding DUF3515 domain-containing protein produces MPELQSGAPPRRLIVLAAVLAVALAVGVAVLSIVNRSQPGQPDNGPLALVPVPASQADSPECATLVPALPAQLISNGATLDRREIAEPAPPATVAWGAPDAIVLRCGLDRPPELTQTAQLRVVSGVQWLPVEGQGASTWYVVDRNVYIGLTVPDSAGTGPLQQVSDTVAATLKPVPLRF; encoded by the coding sequence GTGCCCGAGTTACAGTCCGGCGCCCCGCCCAGGCGTCTCATCGTTCTCGCCGCCGTGCTGGCCGTCGCGCTCGCCGTCGGGGTCGCCGTGCTCAGCATCGTCAACCGCAGCCAGCCGGGCCAGCCCGACAACGGGCCGCTCGCACTCGTGCCGGTGCCCGCGTCCCAAGCGGACTCGCCGGAATGCGCGACGCTCGTTCCGGCGCTGCCGGCGCAGCTCATCTCGAACGGCGCCACACTGGACCGGCGGGAGATCGCCGAGCCCGCCCCGCCCGCGACCGTGGCATGGGGCGCGCCCGACGCGATCGTCCTGCGCTGCGGACTGGACCGGCCGCCGGAGCTGACGCAGACCGCGCAGCTGCGGGTGGTGTCGGGCGTGCAGTGGCTGCCGGTGGAGGGCCAGGGCGCGTCGACGTGGTACGTGGTCGACCGGAACGTCTACATCGGGCTGACCGTGCCGGATTCCGCCGGGACCGGCCCGCTGCAGCAGGTCTCGGACACCGTGGCCGCGACCCTGAAGCCGGTGCCGCTGCGGTTTTAG
- a CDS encoding Lrp/AsnC ligand binding domain-containing protein, producing the protein MVHAYILIQTEVGKAAAVAAEISAIPGVTTSEDVTGPYDVIVRAEADTVDQLGQLVVAKVQGVDGITRTLTCPVVHL; encoded by the coding sequence GTGGTCCACGCATACATCCTCATCCAGACCGAAGTCGGCAAGGCGGCCGCGGTCGCTGCGGAGATCTCGGCGATCCCGGGCGTCACCACCTCGGAGGACGTGACGGGCCCGTACGACGTGATCGTCCGCGCCGAGGCCGACACCGTGGACCAGCTCGGCCAGCTCGTCGTCGCCAAGGTCCAAGGCGTCGACGGGATCACCCGGACGCTCACCTGTCCGGTCGTGCATCTCTGA
- a CDS encoding thiamine-phosphate kinase → MSSHDVPNGGTVAELGEFGLIRAVTENRRQPATTLLGPGDDAAVVAAADGRVVASTDVLVQGVHFRLDWSTPEQVGRKAVAVNLADVAAMGAVPTSVLVGLACPSATPAEVVKGLADGMWAEASGAGAGLVGGDMVQADQLVLSITALGDLRGRPPVTRSGARPGDIVAVCGRLGWAAAGLAVLHRGFRSPVTVANAQRYPEPDYAAGPKAAEAGATAMIDISDGLLADLGHIAELSEVGIDIRTGQLEVHRRLVEVGTALGADPLRWVLTGGEDHALAATFPPFVELPEGWRRIGAVTMPDSGVTVDGEPYHEESGWEHWR, encoded by the coding sequence GTGTCGTCACACGACGTGCCGAACGGCGGCACGGTAGCCGAACTGGGTGAGTTCGGCCTCATCCGCGCCGTGACGGAGAACCGAAGACAGCCCGCGACCACTCTGCTCGGGCCGGGCGACGACGCCGCGGTCGTCGCCGCCGCGGACGGCCGCGTCGTGGCGAGCACCGACGTCCTCGTCCAGGGTGTGCACTTCCGGCTCGACTGGTCCACGCCGGAGCAGGTCGGGCGCAAGGCCGTCGCGGTGAACCTGGCCGACGTCGCGGCGATGGGCGCGGTGCCCACGTCGGTGCTCGTCGGCCTCGCCTGCCCGTCGGCGACCCCCGCCGAGGTGGTGAAGGGTCTCGCCGACGGCATGTGGGCGGAGGCGTCCGGCGCCGGCGCGGGGCTCGTCGGCGGTGACATGGTGCAAGCCGATCAGCTGGTTCTGAGCATCACCGCCTTGGGTGACCTGCGCGGGCGCCCACCGGTGACCCGCTCGGGTGCGCGTCCCGGTGACATCGTCGCCGTGTGCGGGCGGCTGGGCTGGGCGGCGGCCGGGCTCGCCGTGCTGCACCGCGGGTTCCGCTCGCCGGTCACCGTCGCGAACGCCCAGCGCTACCCCGAACCGGACTACGCCGCCGGTCCCAAGGCGGCCGAGGCAGGGGCGACAGCCATGATCGACATCTCCGACGGGCTGCTCGCCGACCTCGGGCACATCGCCGAGCTGTCGGAGGTCGGCATCGACATCCGGACCGGCCAGCTGGAGGTGCACCGCCGCCTGGTCGAGGTCGGTACGGCCCTCGGCGCCGACCCGCTGCGCTGGGTGCTGACCGGTGGTGAGGACCACGCGCTCGCGGCCACCTTCCCGCCCTTCGTGGAACTGCCCGAAGGCTGGCGGCGCATCGGAGCGGTCACCATGCCGGACTCCGGCGTGACTGTGGACGGTGAGCCGTACCACGAGGAAAGCGGTTGGGAACACTGGCGCTGA
- a CDS encoding GNAT family N-acetyltransferase codes for MELRVTPYDHPDAVKLVDGVQQEYVVRYGDQDLTPVDPAEFALPHGLFLVGYDDGVPVACGGWRAHPDGLGPGEAEIKRMFVVESARGKGFARVILAELERTAAVAGHRRLVLETGLKQPEAIALYRSSGYAEITKFGYYREDELSLCFGKELTAG; via the coding sequence GTGGAGCTGCGTGTCACCCCCTACGACCACCCGGACGCCGTGAAGCTCGTCGACGGCGTCCAGCAGGAGTACGTCGTCCGCTACGGCGACCAGGACCTGACGCCCGTCGACCCGGCGGAGTTCGCGCTGCCGCACGGGTTGTTCCTCGTTGGGTACGACGACGGGGTACCGGTCGCCTGCGGCGGCTGGCGTGCGCACCCGGACGGGCTGGGGCCGGGCGAGGCCGAGATCAAGCGCATGTTCGTCGTGGAGTCCGCGCGGGGCAAGGGTTTCGCGCGAGTGATCCTGGCGGAGCTGGAACGCACGGCCGCGGTCGCCGGGCATCGGCGGCTCGTGCTGGAGACGGGTCTGAAGCAGCCCGAGGCGATCGCGCTGTACCGGTCGTCGGGGTACGCGGAGATCACGAAGTTCGGCTACTACCGCGAAGACGAGCTGAGCCTGTGCTTCGGCAAGGAGCTCACCGCGGGCTGA
- a CDS encoding glycoside hydrolase family 27 protein: protein MLGRIVLAAVTLAAACIWPAAPGDDLRNGLAATPPMGWNSWNQVGCDGLNEQVVRDAADTLVSTGMRDAGYRYVVVDDCWQDYTRAPDGSLRPNPARFPHGMAALAEYVHQRGLLFGIYAVPGSGTCAMYNSGYPATGIGSLGHERQDAQTFEAWGVDFLKYDWCYADTHDGLDEQAAFAKMRDELQRLARPILYSISEYGAQRPWLWGRAIANMWRTTNDLTPDWSSITDTIEQQAAVTTGSPGAWNDPDMLQVGDGSLTVDEERAHFSIWAILNAPLFSGTKPSASALSTLLNHEVIAVDQDFGGSQGRRLAVTATTDVWGKPLSDGGYALVLLNRGGTPANISAQVGGHWSVRDLWQHKDTGTSDGTVGANVPPHAAVMLRLSPR, encoded by the coding sequence ATGCTCGGCCGGATAGTCCTCGCCGCCGTGACGCTCGCGGCTGCTTGCATCTGGCCTGCGGCACCCGGCGACGACCTGCGAAACGGCCTGGCCGCGACCCCGCCGATGGGCTGGAACAGCTGGAACCAGGTCGGCTGCGACGGCCTGAACGAACAGGTCGTGCGCGACGCCGCCGACACGCTGGTCAGCACCGGGATGCGGGACGCGGGCTACCGCTACGTCGTGGTCGACGACTGCTGGCAGGACTACACCCGCGCGCCCGACGGATCCCTGCGCCCGAACCCGGCGCGGTTCCCGCACGGCATGGCCGCGCTCGCCGAGTACGTCCACCAGCGCGGGCTGCTGTTCGGGATCTACGCCGTGCCCGGCAGCGGAACCTGCGCGATGTACAACTCCGGCTACCCCGCCACCGGGATCGGCTCGCTCGGGCACGAACGCCAGGACGCGCAGACGTTCGAGGCCTGGGGCGTGGACTTCCTCAAGTACGACTGGTGCTACGCCGACACCCACGACGGCCTCGACGAGCAGGCCGCGTTCGCGAAGATGCGCGACGAGCTGCAGCGGCTCGCGCGTCCGATCCTGTACTCGATCTCCGAGTACGGCGCGCAGCGGCCCTGGCTGTGGGGCCGGGCGATCGCGAACATGTGGCGCACCACCAACGACCTGACGCCGGACTGGTCGTCGATCACGGACACGATCGAACAGCAGGCCGCGGTGACGACGGGCAGCCCGGGCGCCTGGAACGACCCGGACATGCTGCAGGTCGGCGACGGCTCGCTCACCGTCGACGAGGAACGCGCGCACTTCAGCATCTGGGCGATCCTCAACGCGCCGCTGTTCTCCGGCACGAAACCGTCCGCGAGCGCGCTGAGCACGTTGCTCAACCACGAGGTGATCGCCGTCGACCAGGACTTCGGCGGCAGCCAGGGCCGGCGGCTCGCGGTCACCGCGACGACCGACGTGTGGGGGAAACCGTTGTCGGACGGCGGGTACGCGCTCGTCCTGCTCAACCGCGGCGGCACCCCGGCGAACATCTCGGCCCAGGTGGGCGGGCACTGGAGCGTCCGGGATCTGTGGCAGCACAAGGACACCGGCACCAGCGACGGCACGGTGGGGGCGAACGTGCCGCCGCACGCCGCCGTGATGCTGCGGCTCAGCCCGCGGTGA
- a CDS encoding gamma carbonic anhydrase family protein produces MAIYALGDRVPRIHPDAYVHPDATVIGDVRIGAYASVWPQTVLRGDHGYIELGERSNIQDGCVVHCTAKEPTILGPSSAVGHAVHVEGANIGTGCLIASGSVVLNGTVIEDGAMVGAGAVLSYRSHVPSGHIALGVPAKTRPNKSFGPEAIQRVVDGYVERAKLFRAELRRID; encoded by the coding sequence GTGGCGATTTACGCGCTCGGCGACCGGGTGCCCCGGATCCATCCCGACGCCTACGTGCATCCGGACGCGACGGTGATCGGTGACGTGCGGATCGGGGCTTACGCGTCGGTGTGGCCGCAGACGGTACTGCGGGGCGACCACGGGTACATCGAGCTGGGGGAGCGGTCGAACATCCAGGACGGCTGCGTGGTGCACTGCACCGCCAAGGAGCCGACGATCCTCGGCCCGTCGTCGGCGGTCGGGCACGCGGTGCACGTCGAGGGCGCGAACATCGGGACCGGCTGCCTCATCGCGTCGGGCTCGGTGGTGCTCAACGGCACGGTGATCGAGGACGGCGCGATGGTCGGCGCGGGGGCGGTGCTGTCCTACCGGTCGCACGTGCCCTCGGGTCACATCGCGCTCGGCGTCCCGGCGAAGACGCGGCCGAACAAGTCCTTCGGGCCGGAGGCGATCCAGCGGGTGGTCGACGGGTATGTCGAGCGGGCGAAGCTGTTCCGCGCCGAGCTCCGGCGGATCGACTAG
- a CDS encoding uracil-DNA glycosylase, with protein sequence MSGKPLSEVVEAGWAQALEPVAGRIAAMGDFLRAEIGAGRRYLPSGENVLRAFKQPFAGVRVLIVGQDPYPTPGHPIGLCFAVAPDVRPLPKSLINIYQEYCDDLGHPQPSNGDLTPWTEQGVLLLNRALTVRPGSPNSHKGKGWEEITEQAIRALAARGGPLVAILWGSNARSLKPLLTGVPCIESVHPSPLSAHNGFFGSKPFSKANDLLVQQGGEPIDWKLP encoded by the coding sequence GTGAGCGGAAAACCGTTGTCGGAGGTCGTGGAAGCCGGGTGGGCGCAGGCGCTGGAGCCGGTCGCCGGCCGCATCGCCGCGATGGGTGACTTCCTGCGCGCGGAGATCGGGGCGGGGCGGCGCTACCTGCCGTCGGGGGAGAACGTGCTGCGCGCGTTCAAGCAGCCCTTCGCCGGTGTGCGGGTGCTCATCGTGGGCCAGGACCCGTACCCGACGCCGGGGCATCCGATCGGCCTGTGCTTCGCGGTGGCGCCCGACGTGCGCCCGCTGCCCAAGAGCTTGATCAACATCTACCAGGAGTACTGCGACGACCTCGGTCACCCGCAGCCGTCCAACGGGGACCTGACCCCGTGGACCGAGCAGGGTGTGCTGCTGTTGAACAGGGCGCTCACCGTGCGGCCCGGCTCGCCCAACTCGCACAAGGGCAAGGGCTGGGAGGAGATCACCGAGCAGGCGATCAGGGCGCTGGCCGCCCGGGGTGGTCCGCTGGTGGCGATCCTGTGGGGCTCGAACGCGCGGAGTCTGAAGCCGCTGCTCACGGGGGTGCCGTGCATCGAGTCGGTGCACCCCAGCCCCCTGTCGGCGCACAACGGTTTCTTCGGCTCGAAGCCCTTCAGCAAGGCGAACGACCTTCTCGTGCAGCAGGGCGGCGAGCCGATCGACTGGAAGCTGCCGTAG
- the rpmB gene encoding 50S ribosomal protein L28: MAAVCDVCGKGPGFGKAVSHSHRRTNRRWNPNIQTVHAKVGVSQRKRLNVCTSCLKAGKVVRG, translated from the coding sequence GTGGCTGCCGTGTGCGACGTCTGTGGCAAGGGACCGGGCTTCGGCAAAGCGGTCTCGCACTCCCACCGGCGTACCAACCGCCGCTGGAACCCGAACATCCAGACTGTGCACGCCAAGGTCGGCGTGTCCCAGCGCAAGCGCCTGAACGTGTGCACCTCGTGCCTCAAGGCGGGCAAGGTCGTTCGGGGCTGA
- a CDS encoding DAK2 domain-containing protein yields MRALDEAAVVAWASACVHSLDVLRPAINGINVYPVADSDTGSNLLHTITGARDALADGELTGAGQALSLLARGAVRNARGNSGVILSQVLRGLAESAAGAPELGGDDLAQALVHADRVATEAVARPVAGTMLTVLHAAAKAAKGDSLDEVVVTAAKAASTALAQTPQQLPVLASAGVVDAGARGLVAVLDALAGVVTGTATELAHSCEAHTQATSAAPAPYAWEVMYLLEEVTEPDLHQFRHALSSLGDSVTVAGDGSGAFAVHVHCADIGAAIEAGLEVGRPRRIRVEPLVTPIPLVAPTGPDRTVVAVVRGDGLAELLREEGVAVLAVSQGARPSVEEMLGLVTERAVGHITILPGDAQLTTAADETAGHAMIGDREVVVIPCASPVQVLAALAVHDPARRVNDDVVAMAEAAAATRRGELVVAEEESITWVGLAHAGDLIGFVDGEVVLVEPLSEENLVTAAMTLLRRMLAVGGELVTVITGAAAPEGVAGELADQLCEERPEVEFVSYPGGQTEAVLLIGVE; encoded by the coding sequence GTGCGGGCGTTGGACGAGGCTGCGGTGGTGGCCTGGGCCTCGGCGTGCGTACACAGTCTCGACGTGCTCCGGCCCGCGATCAACGGCATCAACGTCTACCCGGTCGCCGATTCCGACACCGGGTCCAACCTCCTCCACACGATCACCGGCGCCCGCGACGCGCTCGCCGACGGCGAACTGACCGGCGCCGGGCAGGCGTTGTCCCTGCTCGCGAGGGGTGCGGTGCGCAACGCGCGGGGCAACTCCGGCGTCATTCTCTCGCAGGTCCTGCGCGGCCTCGCCGAGTCGGCCGCGGGTGCGCCCGAGCTGGGTGGCGACGACCTGGCCCAGGCCCTCGTGCACGCGGACCGCGTCGCGACCGAAGCCGTCGCGCGGCCCGTCGCGGGCACGATGCTGACGGTCCTGCACGCCGCCGCGAAGGCCGCGAAGGGCGACTCCCTGGACGAGGTGGTCGTGACAGCCGCGAAGGCCGCGTCTACCGCCCTCGCGCAGACCCCGCAGCAGCTGCCGGTCCTCGCCAGCGCCGGTGTCGTCGACGCGGGCGCGCGCGGGCTCGTCGCGGTCCTGGACGCTCTCGCCGGTGTCGTCACGGGTACGGCGACAGAGCTCGCGCACTCCTGCGAAGCGCATACGCAGGCCACGAGCGCAGCGCCCGCCCCGTACGCGTGGGAGGTCATGTACCTGCTGGAGGAGGTCACCGAGCCGGACCTGCACCAGTTCCGTCACGCGCTGAGCAGCCTCGGCGACAGCGTCACGGTCGCCGGCGACGGCTCCGGCGCGTTCGCCGTCCACGTCCACTGCGCCGACATCGGAGCCGCGATCGAAGCCGGGCTCGAGGTCGGCCGTCCACGCCGGATCCGGGTCGAACCGCTGGTCACGCCGATCCCGCTGGTCGCCCCGACCGGTCCGGACCGCACGGTCGTGGCCGTCGTCCGTGGAGACGGTCTCGCCGAGCTGCTGCGCGAAGAGGGCGTCGCGGTCCTCGCGGTGTCGCAGGGCGCGCGGCCCAGCGTCGAGGAGATGCTCGGCCTGGTCACCGAGCGCGCCGTGGGGCACATCACGATCCTGCCCGGCGACGCCCAGCTCACCACCGCGGCGGACGAGACAGCGGGGCACGCGATGATCGGCGACCGGGAGGTCGTCGTGATCCCCTGCGCCTCCCCGGTCCAGGTGCTCGCGGCGCTCGCCGTGCACGACCCGGCGCGGCGCGTGAACGACGACGTCGTGGCCATGGCCGAGGCCGCCGCGGCGACCCGGCGTGGCGAGCTCGTGGTCGCCGAAGAGGAGTCGATAACCTGGGTGGGGCTGGCCCACGCGGGCGATCTCATCGGGTTCGTCGACGGCGAGGTCGTGCTGGTGGAGCCGCTCTCGGAGGAGAACCTGGTGACCGCGGCGATGACGTTGCTGCGGCGCATGCTCGCCGTCGGCGGCGAGCTGGTCACGGTGATCACCGGCGCCGCGGCGCCGGAAGGCGTGGCCGGCGAGCTCGCCGACCAGCTGTGCGAGGAGCGGCCGGAGGTCGAGTTCGTGAGCTATCCGGGCGGCCAGACCGAAGCGGTGCTGCTGATCGGCGTGGAGTAG
- the recG gene encoding ATP-dependent DNA helicase RecG, with protein MTVLSDKLTSLLGRKTAAALAEALDIHTVADLLRHYPRRYAERGELTDIAGLEIGEHATVMARIERVNKRRMRNKPGWIVEMTITDGRRRLECAFFGNAHQRERELQLGKAGLFAGKVTAFRNKLQLANPEYQMLDQDDDSADGSRLDDFLGAIIPVYPAASGMPSWSIARCVRQVLDTLEREEDPMPRELRKRYGFVELFDALHGIHRPQDQGALDNARERLKWDEAMAIQLIFAQRRHSAGSRPAPACPPKPGGILESFDKRLPFDLTSGQREVGEHIADDLCGEHPMNRLLQGEVGSGKTVVALRAMLQVVDAGRQAAMLAPTEVLAAQHARSLREMLGDLGQAGELGAADEATKVTLLTGSMSTKERKQALLDAASGAAGIVVGTHALIQDTVSFADLGFVVVDEQHRFGVEQRDALRTRGANDTSPHVLVMTATPIPRTVAMTVYGDLETSALRVMPVGRSPISTTVVPVNEKPAWLDRVWQRVREEVGKGHQAYIVCPRIGDEPPSDKSDKRPPLAVLDVAAELAAGPLAGLRIGILHGRLPSDEKDAVMRAFAAGKLDVLVATTVIEVGVNVPNATAMVIMDADRFGVSQLHQLRGRVGRGDVPGVCLLVTEAIDGTSTRERLAAVESTTDGFELSRLDLELRREGDILGAAQSGKRSSLKLLSLLQDEETIAEARLCAQEIVTADPALATHPGLAQLVSSVVDDDRAEYLEKS; from the coding sequence ATGACAGTCCTGAGCGACAAGCTGACCTCGTTGCTGGGCCGCAAGACGGCCGCGGCGCTGGCCGAGGCGCTCGACATCCACACGGTCGCCGACCTGCTCCGCCACTACCCGCGCCGCTACGCCGAGCGCGGCGAGCTGACCGACATCGCGGGCCTGGAGATCGGCGAGCACGCGACGGTGATGGCGCGGATCGAGAGGGTCAACAAGCGCCGGATGCGCAACAAGCCCGGCTGGATCGTCGAGATGACCATCACCGATGGCCGCCGCAGGCTGGAGTGTGCCTTCTTCGGCAACGCCCACCAGCGCGAGCGCGAGCTGCAGCTCGGCAAGGCAGGCCTGTTCGCGGGCAAGGTCACCGCGTTCCGCAACAAGCTGCAGCTGGCGAACCCCGAGTACCAGATGCTCGACCAGGACGACGACTCCGCGGACGGTTCCAGGCTGGACGACTTCCTCGGCGCGATCATCCCGGTGTACCCGGCGGCGTCGGGGATGCCGTCGTGGTCGATCGCCCGGTGTGTGCGTCAGGTGCTCGACACCCTGGAGCGCGAAGAGGACCCGATGCCGCGGGAACTGCGCAAGCGCTACGGGTTCGTCGAGCTGTTCGACGCGCTGCACGGCATCCACCGCCCACAGGACCAGGGCGCGCTCGACAACGCGCGCGAGCGGCTGAAGTGGGACGAGGCGATGGCGATCCAGCTGATCTTCGCCCAGCGCCGGCACTCCGCGGGCTCGCGGCCCGCGCCGGCGTGCCCGCCGAAGCCGGGCGGCATCCTCGAATCCTTCGACAAGCGCCTGCCCTTCGACCTCACCAGCGGCCAGCGCGAGGTCGGCGAGCACATCGCGGACGACCTGTGCGGCGAGCATCCGATGAACCGGCTGCTGCAGGGTGAGGTCGGCAGCGGCAAGACGGTCGTCGCGCTGCGCGCGATGCTGCAGGTGGTCGACGCCGGCCGGCAGGCCGCGATGCTCGCGCCCACCGAGGTGCTCGCCGCGCAGCACGCCCGCTCGCTGCGCGAGATGCTCGGCGACCTGGGCCAGGCGGGTGAGCTGGGGGCGGCCGACGAAGCGACGAAGGTGACGTTGCTGACCGGCTCGATGTCGACGAAGGAGCGCAAGCAGGCGCTGCTGGACGCGGCGAGCGGTGCGGCAGGCATCGTCGTGGGCACCCACGCGCTGATCCAGGACACGGTCTCGTTCGCCGACCTCGGTTTCGTCGTGGTGGACGAGCAGCACCGCTTCGGTGTCGAGCAGCGGGACGCGCTGCGTACGCGCGGCGCGAACGACACGAGCCCGCACGTGCTCGTGATGACCGCGACCCCGATCCCGCGCACCGTCGCGATGACGGTCTACGGCGACCTCGAGACCTCCGCGCTGCGCGTGATGCCGGTCGGCCGGTCGCCGATCTCCACCACGGTCGTGCCGGTCAACGAGAAGCCCGCCTGGCTGGACAGGGTGTGGCAGCGGGTGCGCGAGGAAGTCGGCAAGGGGCATCAGGCGTACATCGTGTGCCCGCGCATCGGTGACGAGCCGCCCTCGGACAAGAGCGACAAGCGGCCGCCGCTGGCGGTCCTCGACGTCGCGGCGGAGCTGGCGGCCGGGCCGCTGGCCGGGCTGCGCATCGGCATCCTGCACGGACGGCTGCCCAGCGACGAGAAGGACGCCGTGATGCGGGCCTTCGCCGCGGGGAAGCTCGACGTGCTGGTCGCGACGACGGTGATCGAGGTCGGCGTGAACGTGCCGAACGCGACCGCGATGGTGATCATGGACGCCGACCGGTTCGGCGTCAGCCAGCTGCACCAGCTGCGCGGCCGGGTGGGCCGGGGCGACGTGCCGGGCGTGTGCCTGCTGGTCACCGAGGCGATCGACGGAACGTCCACCCGGGAACGGCTCGCCGCGGTCGAGTCCACAACGGACGGTTTCGAGCTGTCGCGGCTGGACCTCGAACTGCGCCGCGAGGGCGACATCCTCGGCGCCGCGCAGTCCGGCAAGCGCTCCAGCCTCAAGCTGCTCTCGCTGCTGCAGGACGAGGAGACGATCGCCGAGGCCCGGCTGTGCGCGCAGGAGATCGTGACCGCCGACCCGGCGCTCGCCACCCATCCGGGGCTGGCCCAGCTGGTGTCCTCGGTCGTCGACGACGATCGGGCCGAGTACCTCGAGAAGTCCTGA
- a CDS encoding S8 family peptidase yields MTKFPARTAISLLLTLAATVATAAPALADSGRQDNPPSWGLDRIDQRDSATDHLYRYDTTADQVTVYVIDTGVDATQPEFEGRVEPGQNFVDNNTDTSDGNGDGTRLASILGGKDYGVAKGVHIVPVKVLDSGGNGNLVSIISGIGWVAQNVKQPAVAVLGIGGPGNDQLDKAVKTLAAVMPVAVPAGWSAADVSTSSPGRVPDVLTVGAMDQNNAVSPKTNFGAGVDVFAPGVDVPAVAPGGASPTSGTSMAAAFVAGAAALYRAENPSATPAQVSQAIVDRATPNVLTGVPDGTPNRLLCTVPGTVSEAQ; encoded by the coding sequence GTGACAAAGTTTCCGGCGCGCACCGCGATCTCGTTACTGCTCACCCTCGCCGCCACCGTGGCGACGGCCGCACCCGCTCTGGCCGACTCCGGCAGGCAGGACAACCCGCCGAGCTGGGGCCTGGACCGCATCGACCAGCGCGACAGCGCCACCGATCACCTCTACCGCTACGACACCACGGCGGACCAGGTGACGGTGTACGTCATCGACACGGGCGTCGACGCGACGCAGCCGGAGTTCGAGGGTCGCGTCGAGCCGGGCCAGAACTTCGTCGACAACAACACCGACACCAGCGACGGCAACGGGGACGGCACCCGGCTGGCGAGCATCCTCGGCGGCAAGGACTACGGCGTCGCCAAGGGTGTGCACATCGTGCCGGTCAAGGTGCTCGACAGCGGCGGGAACGGCAACCTGGTCAGCATCATCAGCGGCATCGGCTGGGTCGCGCAGAACGTGAAGCAGCCGGCGGTCGCCGTGCTCGGCATCGGCGGGCCGGGCAACGACCAGCTCGACAAGGCGGTCAAGACGCTGGCGGCCGTGATGCCGGTGGCGGTGCCGGCGGGCTGGTCGGCGGCGGACGTGAGCACCTCGTCGCCGGGCCGGGTGCCCGACGTGCTCACCGTCGGCGCGATGGACCAGAACAACGCGGTGTCCCCGAAAACGAACTTCGGCGCGGGTGTCGACGTCTTCGCGCCAGGCGTGGACGTCCCAGCCGTGGCGCCGGGTGGCGCGAGCCCGACCTCCGGCACGTCGATGGCCGCCGCGTTCGTCGCGGGCGCGGCAGCTCTTTACCGCGCCGAGAACCCTTCCGCAACTCCAGCGCAGGTCTCGCAAGCCATCGTCGACCGCGCGACGCCGAACGTGCTCACCGGCGTACCGGACGGCACCCCGAACCGTCTCCTCTGCACCGTTCCCGGAACCGTTTCCGAAGCTCAATGA